A single Acidaminococcus sp. DNA region contains:
- the rpiB gene encoding ribose 5-phosphate isomerase B produces the protein MMKIIIGCDHGGFELKEILKKYLTDKGYEVEDYGIHQYERVDYPDYAQKVGEAVAAGKADQGILVCGTGIGMSIAANKVKGVRAALCCDCYSAAKAREHNNANVLCLGGRVLGSGLAEQIVDAYLGASFLGSYHAERVRKIMALEK, from the coding sequence ATCATGAAAATCATCATCGGCTGTGATCACGGCGGTTTTGAACTTAAAGAAATCCTGAAGAAGTATTTGACCGACAAAGGTTATGAAGTAGAAGACTACGGGATTCATCAATACGAACGGGTGGACTATCCTGACTATGCCCAGAAAGTGGGCGAGGCTGTTGCCGCCGGCAAAGCCGATCAGGGCATCCTGGTCTGCGGTACCGGTATCGGTATGTCTATTGCGGCCAACAAGGTCAAGGGAGTCCGTGCCGCGCTTTGCTGCGACTGCTACTCGGCAGCTAAAGCCCGTGAACATAATAATGCCAATGTTCTCTGCCTCGGCGGCCGTGTACTCGGCAGCGGTCTGGCAGAACAGATTGTGGATGCCTATCTGGGTGCTTCTTTCCTCGGCAGCTATCACGCCGAAAGAGTACGCAAGATTATGGCACTCGAAAAATAA
- a CDS encoding threonylcarbamoyl-AMP synthase produces METKLWKLNPNEPLKPQLTEAAALLAKGQVVAFPTETVYGLGADGLNPDACRKIFAAKGRPADNPLILHICEMDQILQLTSGLTPIAKKLMEAFWPGPMTLIVHKSDIIPDVVTAGLDTVAVRFPVHKVARELIRLAGTPIAAPSANKSGKPSPTNAQDVLQDMEGVIAGIVDGGDCNIGVESTIIDTTGEEAVILRPGGITREMIADVMGKVEIDPGLVKANETPKAPGMKYRHYAPKAPMVLIEGPEASQGVIRAAIMAEASGLKIGVLALDETVKHLPKSEHLVVHNGGKSQEELAENLFRELRMFDRENVDAIIGEGVGDENLGLAIMNRMRKSAGHNIIWAEGGLLRRKSGQVPEYLQNFVIQ; encoded by the coding sequence ATGGAAACAAAGTTATGGAAATTAAATCCGAATGAACCGCTGAAGCCGCAGCTGACGGAAGCGGCCGCGCTGCTTGCCAAAGGGCAGGTTGTGGCATTTCCGACGGAAACGGTCTACGGGCTCGGGGCAGACGGACTGAATCCGGATGCCTGCCGGAAGATTTTTGCGGCTAAGGGTCGTCCGGCTGATAATCCCTTGATTCTTCATATTTGTGAAATGGACCAGATCCTTCAGCTGACAAGCGGGCTGACTCCGATTGCCAAGAAGCTGATGGAGGCCTTCTGGCCGGGACCGATGACGCTCATCGTCCATAAATCCGACATTATTCCGGATGTGGTGACTGCCGGTCTTGATACGGTGGCTGTTCGTTTCCCGGTGCACAAAGTGGCACGGGAGCTGATTCGGCTTGCCGGCACGCCTATCGCTGCTCCTTCGGCCAATAAATCCGGCAAACCCAGCCCGACCAATGCCCAGGATGTGCTGCAGGATATGGAAGGCGTCATCGCCGGCATTGTGGACGGCGGTGACTGCAATATCGGTGTGGAGTCGACCATTATTGATACGACCGGAGAAGAAGCTGTCATCCTGCGCCCGGGCGGCATTACCCGCGAAATGATTGCCGATGTCATGGGCAAAGTAGAAATTGACCCGGGTCTTGTGAAGGCTAACGAAACGCCGAAAGCACCGGGCATGAAATATCGTCATTATGCACCGAAGGCCCCGATGGTGCTTATCGAGGGACCGGAAGCTTCCCAGGGTGTTATCCGCGCAGCCATCATGGCAGAGGCTTCGGGACTTAAAATCGGTGTCCTTGCACTGGATGAGACGGTGAAGCACCTGCCGAAATCCGAACATCTTGTGGTTCATAATGGCGGTAAAAGTCAGGAAGAACTGGCCGAAAATCTGTTCCGTGAACTTCGCATGTTTGACCGTGAAAATGTCGATGCCATCATCGGCGAGGGCGTGGGCGACGAAAATCTGGGCCTTGCCATCATGAACCGGATGCGAAAATCGGCCGGACACAATATTATCTGGGCCGAAGGCGGCCTTTTGCGGAGAAAAAGTGGGCAGGTTCCTGAATATTTGCAGAACTTTGTGATACAATAA